A single region of the Plantactinospora soyae genome encodes:
- a CDS encoding RICIN domain-containing protein: MTAGTAYAAPGRSGAEVTDPASTSAVTLTLTDLSQLPKAGATESRSGIQASYFFQYVRNGHYGQCLDGDRTTIPANGSKVQLWACNRWTNQGWILTSASGYPVGYYRIQNYYGGQCLDGDRNTIPANGSRVQLWACNGWTNQVWIWNGAQFRNYYGRQCLDGDRTTIPANGSRVQLWACNGWTNQNWSLAN; the protein is encoded by the coding sequence ATGACCGCCGGCACCGCGTACGCCGCACCGGGTCGATCGGGAGCCGAGGTGACGGATCCGGCGTCGACCAGCGCGGTCACCCTGACGCTGACCGACCTGTCCCAGCTTCCCAAGGCCGGCGCGACCGAATCCAGGTCCGGGATCCAGGCCAGCTACTTCTTCCAGTACGTCCGCAACGGCCATTACGGCCAGTGCCTCGACGGTGACCGCACCACCATTCCGGCCAACGGCTCGAAGGTCCAGTTGTGGGCCTGCAACCGCTGGACCAACCAGGGCTGGATTCTCACGTCGGCGAGTGGATATCCGGTCGGCTACTACCGGATTCAGAACTACTATGGCGGCCAGTGCCTCGACGGTGACCGGAACACCATTCCGGCCAACGGCTCGCGGGTGCAGTTGTGGGCCTGCAACGGCTGGACCAACCAGGTCTGGATCTGGAACGGCGCGCAGTTCCGGAACTACTACGGCCGCCAGTGCCTCGACGGCGATCGGACCACCATCCCCGCCAACGGCTCGCGGGTGCAGTTGTGGGCCTGCAACGGCTGGACCAACCAGAACTGGTCCCTGGCCAACTGA